One part of the Raphanus sativus cultivar WK10039 chromosome 7, ASM80110v3, whole genome shotgun sequence genome encodes these proteins:
- the LOC108832365 gene encoding uncharacterized protein LOC108832365 — protein MRRGGEGFHVLDMVKPFLPYLPEVQSAFEKKKVPLREKVIYTLTSLFVFLVCSQLPLYGIHSTTGADPLYWMRAILASSRGTLMELGIGPIITSGLVMQLLTGSKIIQVNDEEDHALLNAAQKLLAVLIALGQAVTYVLSGMYGPVAQLGVGNALLIVLQLVFAGVILQCLDELLQKGYGLGSAISLFIATSLCESVIWKAFSPVTFIRRSGQEFEGALISLFHNLITKSSILHAFFRQSLPNVTNLLATVLVFLIVVYFQGFRVVLPVRSKNSRQGGYPIKLLYTSNMPIILQSALVSNIYFFSQLLYNNFSGSFLVNLLGQWRGSTPVGGLAYLITAPSSLAAHPCHTLFYIVFMLSTCAFLSKTWIEVSGSSARDVTKQLNKQGMGMAGHRDSNLYKELNRYIPTAAAFGGVCIGALTVLADFTGAIGSGTGILLAVTTIYQFLDTFDKELATES, from the coding sequence atgagaagaggaggagaaggatTTCATGTGTTGGATATGGTGAAACCGTTTTTGCCGTATCTACCAGAAGTGCAGAGTGCttttgagaagaagaaagttccATTGAGAGAGAAGGTCATCTATACCCTGACCAGTCTCTTCGTGTTTCTCGTTTGTAGTCAACTTCCGCTCTACGGTATCCATTCCACCACCGGTGCGGATCCGTTATACTGGATGCGTGCCATTCTCGCATCGAGCCGTGGCACCCTCATGGAGCTAGGTATCGGTCCCATCATCACATCAGGGCTCGTGATGCAGCTATTGACTGGCTCAAAGATTATTCAGGTCAACGATGAGGAGGATCATGCTCTCTTGAACGCTGCTCAGAAGCTTCTCGCCGTTTTGATCGCCTTAGGTCAAGCCGTGACATACGTCCTCTCTGGTATGTACGGTCCAGTTGCACAGCTCGGTGTGGGAAACGCACTTCTCATCGTTCTCCAGCTTGTCTTTGCCGGAGTCATCCTTCAGTGTCTTGACGAGCTTCTCCAAAAGGGCTATGGTCTTGGCTCCGCGATCTCCCTCTTCATAGCGACTAGCCTCTGCGAGAGCGTTATATGGAAAGCCTTTAGCCCCGTCACATTCATCAGACGGTCTGGACAGGAGTTCGAAGGCGCCTTGATCTCGCTCTTCCATAACCTGATAACCAAGTCAAGCATCCTACACGCTTTCTTCAGACAGAGCCTTCCAAACGTTACAAACTTGCTTGCAACAGTCTTGGTCTTCCTCATCGTCGTCTACTTCCAAGGCTTCCGCGTTGTATTACCTGTTAGGTCAAAGAACTCCCGACAAGGCGGGTACCCGATCAAGCTCTTGTACACATCCAACATGCCCATCATTCTCCAATCTGCTCTCGTCTCAAATATCTACTTCTTCTCTCAGCTTCTCTACAACAACTTCAGTGGGAGTTTCCTGGTGAACTTGCTGGGACAGTGGAGAGGATCCACACCAGTGGGTGGTCTCGCTTACTTGATCACAGCTCCATCAAGCCTAGCTGCTCATCCTTGCCACACACTCTTCTACATTGTCTTCATGCTCTCTACTTGTGCGTTTCTATCAAAGACATGGATTGAAGTCTCTGGGTCCTCTGCTAGAGACGTGACCAAGCAGCTCAATAAACAAGGGATGGGGATGGCTGGGCATAGAGACTCCAATCTGTACAAGGAGCTTAACCGCTACATTCCAACAGCAGCTGCCTTTGGAGGGGTGTGCATTGGTGCACTCACTGTTCTTGCCGACTTCACCGGAGCTATTGGCTCAGGGACTGGAATCTTGCTTGCCGTCACAACCATATATCAGTTTCTTGACACTTTTGACAAGGAACTAGCCACCGAGTCATGA
- the LOC130497559 gene encoding RING-H2 finger protein ATL5-like codes for MGIVDDSSKTLWGSMNLGSSRYALNGKIMLAFVIILFLAVIFILCFHSYARWLFRRQNRRIRRRITAHLRSLSASQSSSLSPLDPTVLEKIPIFVYSVETHKSPPEECSVCLSEFEEEDEGRVLPKCGHVFHVDCIDTWFRSRSSCPLCRAPVQSEQSVTESGLMNSEPVAPVLPSVKPIEDTEAGSSSSSDESDSSTPSSSSGSPLRFPAEACEREPIDLVGILVEIPREFDASNSGLPGDNGSHTRVSMKRLWSI; via the coding sequence ATGGGAATCGTGGATGACAGTAGCAAGACACTATGGGGAAGCATGAACCTAGGTTCTTCACGTTACGCTCTTAACGGCAAAATCATGCTCGCTTTCGTTATCATCCTCTTCCTCGCCGTCATCTTCATCCTCTGTTTCCACAGCTACGCCAGATGGTTATTCCGACGTCAAAACCGTCGTATTCGCCGCCGTATCACTGCTCATCTCCGATCTCTATCCGCCTCTCAATCCTCCTCCCTCTCTCCTCTCGATCCGACTGTGCTCGAGAAGATCCCGATCTTCGTCTACTCCGTTGAAACCCACAAATCTCCGCCAGAAGAGTGCTCCGTTTGCTTGTCTGAGttcgaagaagaagacgaaggacGTGTCCTCCCCAAATGCGGCCACGTCTTCCACGTTGACTGTATAGACACGTGGTTCCGGTCGAGATCTAGCTGTCCGCTTTGTAGAGCTCCGGTTCAATCCGAGCAGTCGGTTACTGAATCCGGTTTGATGAATTCAGAACCGGTTGCTCCCGTATTGCCATCGGTTAAACCAATTGAGGATACCGAAGCCGGAAGCTCGTCTTCATCGGACGAGTCCGATTCATCGACGCCGTCTTCGTCCTCTGGTTCGCCGCTGAGGTTCCCGGCGGAAGCTTGCGAGAGGGAACCGATTGATTTAGTCGGTATACTTGTTGAGATTCCCAGGGAATTTGACGCTTCTAACTCGGGTTTACCCGGTGACAACGGATCTCATACTCGGGTTTCGATGAAGAGGCTATGGAGTATTTAA
- the LOC108832366 gene encoding proline-rich protein 3-like: MAITRASLAICLLLSLATIATADYYAPSTPPVHQSPVYKPTLPPPVYTRPTHKPTLPPPVYTPPAYKPTHPPPVYTPPVHKPTLPPPVYTTPAHKPTLPPPVYTPPTYKPTLPPPVYTPPTYKPKPTLPPPVYKPTLSPPVYTKPTIPPPVYTPPVYKPTLSPPVYTKPTLPPPVYTPPTYKPTLPPPVYTPPVYKPTLSPPVYKKSPSYSPPTPYVPKPTYIPPTKPYVPEILKAVDGIILCKNGYETYPIQGAKAKIVCSEPGSYGKSKKDVVIYSDPTDSKGYFHVSLNSIKDLLHCRVMLYTSPVETCNNPTNVNKGLTGVPLSMYGYRYHSDKNLNIFSIGPFYFTGHKAAPTTPKY; the protein is encoded by the exons ATGGCGATAACACGCGCCTCCTTGGCCATTTGCCTCCTCCTCTCTTTGGCCACCATAGCCACCGCTGATTACTACGCCCCTTCAACTCCTCCGGTTCACCAATCACCGGTTTATAAACCAACACTTCCACCTCCGGTTTACACCCGACCAACTCACAAGCCTACACTCCCACCTCCGGTTTACACTCCACCAGCTTACAAACCAACCCACCCTCCTCCAGTTTACACTCCACCGGTTCACAAGCCAACCCTTCCACCTCCGGTTTACACTACGCCGGCTCACAAACCCACCCTTCCACCACCGGTTTACACTCCACCTACATACAAGCCAACCCTCCCACCACCGGTTTACACACCACCCACATACAAACCCAAACCCACCCTCCCACCTCCAGTTTACAAGCCTACACTCTCTCCTCCGGTCTACACTAAACCCACTATCCCTCCTCCAGTCTACACTCCACCAGTTTACAAGCCAACTCTTTCCCCTCCGGTCTACACCAAACCAACTCTTCCACCTCCGGTTTACACTCCACCAACATACAAACCAACTCTCCCACCTCCAGTCTACACTCCACCGGTTTACAAGCCAACTCTCTCTCCCCCGGTCTACAAAAAGTCTCCGAGCTATTCTCCTCCAACTCCTTATGTTCCAAAACCAACCTACATTCCACCCACCAAGCCATACGTCCCAGAAATTCTTAAAGCCGTTGATGGCATCATCCTCTGCAAAAACGGTTACGAAACCTACCCAATTCAAG GAGCAAAGGCCAAGATTGTGTGCTCCGAGCCAGGATCATACGGAAAGAGCAAGAAGGATGTTGTGATCTACAGCGATCCAACTGACTCTAAGGGATACTTCCATGTGTCGTTAAACAGCATCAAGGACCTACTTCACTGTCGTGTCATGCTCTACACATCTCCGGTCGAGACTTGCAATAACCCCACCAATGTCAACAAGGGTCTCACCGGAGTTCCATTGTCGATGTACGGATACCGTTACCACTCCGACAAGAACTTGAATATCTTTAGCATTGGACCTTTCTACTTCACCGGTCACAAGGCTGCTCCAACCACGCCTAAATACTGA
- the LOC108816718 gene encoding calcium-transporting ATPase 8, plasma membrane-type-like, with translation MDPITLWTWKKTTNSRNKEKEQMLSHALLAANRFMDMGCEQGVENPKSSTTPTGDLRIGLEQLQLTLKVKNIASLQLYGEEQASAIASKQIHHSTQFITI, from the exons ATGGATCCCATTACACTTTGGACTTggaaaaaaacaacaaattcaagaaataaagaaaaagaacagaTGTTGTCTCATGCTCTTTTG GCTGCTAATCGTTTCATGGATATGGGTTGCGAGCAAG GAGTtgaaaacccaaaatcttcTACAACTCCAACTGGCGACCTTAGAATTGGGCTTGAACAGCTTCAGCTAACGTTAAAAGTTAAGAACATTGCTTCACTGCAGCTATATGGAGAGGAGCAAGCGAGTGCAATTGCAAGCAAGCAAATTCACCATAGCACGCAGTTCATCACAATTTAA
- the LOC130497573 gene encoding uncharacterized protein LOC130497573 encodes MEIKTKRYWRRWRGYEKLDGSSTPGRRIEKGVKTDPTRKKRFWRIKIMPKLRILRRASPKKLLVWLRDSYVNKMLRLANSRTVGASAYGGSGFGQRQMKEYDEKVLVEIYKSILMAQAHGNLVQRDTANKLPSEPAVVPVSSVVL; translated from the coding sequence GAGGTGGAGAGGATACGAGAAGCTTGATGGGTCATCGACGCCGGGCCGAAGGATTGAAAAAGGAGTCAAAACGGATCCGACCCGGAAGAAACGATTTTGGAGGATCAAGATCATGCCAAAACTGAGGATCCTCAGAAGGGCTTCGCCCAAGAAGCTTCTGGTTTGGTTACGTGATTCTTATGTTAATAAGATGCTGCGGTTGGCGAACTCGCGAACCGTCGGAGCTTCTGCATACGGTGGATCCGGTTTCGGACAGCGTCAGATGAAGGAGTATGATGAGAAAGTGCTTGTGGAGATTTACAAGTCCATATTGATGGCGCAGGCACATGGGAATCTCGTGCAACGAGACACAGCTAATAAGCTTCCTTCTGAACCAGCGGTTGTCCCGGTCTCTTCTGTCgttttgtaa